A stretch of the Glutamicibacter sp. JL.03c genome encodes the following:
- a CDS encoding MATE family efflux transporter, with protein MSSSTPTDSPKNISRQILALAVPALGALIAEPLFLLADSAIVGHLGVDELAGAALGTTVLQTAVGLMIFLAYATTPAVARAIGAGRPGQAMAAGRDGMWFAVVLGVVLSVLGYLTARPLVQAMGSVGPAMDFAVDYIHYSLPGLTAMLLVLAATGVLRGMQDTKTPLVVATAGFGLNIVLNFALVYGANMSVAGAALGTSIAQWIMAAVYLWMLLPRIRQQGIPLAPSWAGFISTGQVGSWLMLRNLTMRAALLLTVFVATSSGTQTLAAHQLVFTIFSFLAFALDALAIAAQAMIGQELGRGDAVRVRKLTGVMSRWGIWFGVATGLLLLATSWVFPMMFTPDEQIRELTTVGLWVLALSQPLCGLVFVLDGVLIGAGDARYLGLAGVVNLLVYAPMLWAVLAFTSDPRSAIWWIWVAFALGFMASRGITLWVRARGTAWMRLGH; from the coding sequence GTGAGTTCCTCAACCCCCACCGATTCCCCGAAGAACATTTCCCGGCAGATCCTGGCCCTGGCAGTTCCTGCCCTGGGCGCGCTGATCGCCGAGCCGCTCTTCCTGCTCGCTGATTCGGCCATCGTCGGCCATCTTGGCGTGGATGAATTGGCCGGTGCTGCCCTGGGCACCACGGTCCTGCAGACCGCGGTGGGGCTGATGATCTTCCTGGCCTATGCCACCACCCCTGCGGTGGCGCGCGCGATCGGTGCGGGGCGTCCCGGGCAGGCGATGGCCGCCGGACGCGATGGCATGTGGTTCGCGGTGGTCCTAGGCGTGGTGCTCTCAGTGCTGGGATACCTCACCGCCAGGCCCCTGGTGCAGGCCATGGGTTCTGTGGGGCCGGCCATGGATTTTGCGGTGGACTACATCCACTATTCGCTGCCGGGGCTGACCGCGATGCTGCTGGTATTGGCTGCCACCGGCGTCTTGCGCGGAATGCAGGATACCAAGACCCCGCTGGTGGTTGCCACCGCCGGTTTCGGCTTGAATATCGTCCTGAACTTCGCCCTGGTCTACGGGGCAAACATGTCCGTGGCCGGTGCCGCCCTGGGCACATCCATCGCCCAGTGGATCATGGCAGCGGTCTACCTGTGGATGCTCTTGCCTCGGATTCGCCAGCAAGGTATCCCGCTGGCGCCCAGCTGGGCCGGTTTCATTTCCACCGGGCAGGTCGGCTCCTGGCTGATGCTGCGCAACCTGACCATGCGCGCGGCCTTGCTGTTGACTGTCTTCGTCGCCACCAGCTCCGGAACCCAGACCCTGGCAGCACACCAACTGGTCTTCACCATCTTCAGCTTCCTGGCTTTTGCGCTGGATGCGCTGGCCATTGCGGCCCAGGCGATGATTGGCCAGGAGCTGGGGCGCGGGGATGCGGTGCGGGTCCGCAAGCTCACCGGCGTCATGAGCCGCTGGGGGATCTGGTTCGGGGTGGCTACCGGCCTGCTGCTGCTTGCCACGTCATGGGTTTTCCCGATGATGTTCACCCCCGATGAGCAGATCCGCGAGCTGACCACGGTGGGACTGTGGGTGCTGGCCTTGTCCCAGCCGCTGTGCGGACTGGTCTTCGTGCTCGATGGGGTCCTGATCGGCGCCGGGGATGCCCGCTACCTGGGCCTGGCCGGCGTGGTGAACCTGCTCGTCTACGCCCCGATGCTCTGGGCGGTCTTGGCCTTCACCAGCGATCCGCGCTCGGCCATCTGGTGGATCTGGGTCGCCTTTGCGCTGGGATTCATGGCCTCCCGCGGCATCACCTTGTGGGTGCGGGCGCGCGGCACCGCGTGGATGCGCCTAGGGCACTAG
- a CDS encoding FecCD family ABC transporter permease, with amino-acid sequence MITLGVLLCVLAIVALGTGTIRLSPPEVLHALTGRGSQRDLLVIGSIRAPRVLTAIGVGAALGAAGASFQSIARNPLGSPDIIGFTTGAATGAVAQIVVFNAGALATAGAAMACGLLTAGLVYLLSYAGARTGGQRLVIVGIGVSAMLSAANTLLLAKGDAELAAQANLWLTGSLGGRSWSDALLVLLALAFLLPVLLWHSTGMTLLEMGDDAARALGVGAETVRRVTIFTAVCLSAAATAAAGPVAFVALASGAIIRQLIGSRNVPIVPAALTGAVLLLGCDVALQQLPMQWQMPIGMATALGGGLYLLFLLTRAPARR; translated from the coding sequence ATGATCACCCTGGGGGTGCTCTTGTGCGTCTTGGCCATCGTGGCGCTGGGCACCGGAACCATCAGGCTCTCGCCTCCAGAGGTCCTGCACGCCCTGACCGGACGCGGCAGCCAACGGGATCTGCTGGTCATTGGCTCCATCCGCGCACCGCGCGTGCTGACCGCGATCGGCGTGGGCGCTGCCCTGGGCGCGGCCGGAGCGAGTTTCCAATCCATCGCCCGCAACCCGTTGGGCAGCCCCGATATCATCGGCTTCACCACCGGGGCCGCCACCGGCGCGGTGGCGCAGATCGTCGTGTTCAATGCCGGTGCCCTGGCCACGGCGGGTGCGGCGATGGCCTGCGGGCTGCTCACCGCGGGGCTGGTCTACTTGCTGTCCTACGCCGGAGCGCGTACCGGGGGCCAGCGCCTGGTCATCGTCGGCATCGGGGTCAGCGCCATGCTCTCGGCTGCCAATACGCTGCTCCTGGCCAAGGGAGACGCAGAGCTGGCGGCCCAGGCCAACCTCTGGCTCACCGGTTCACTGGGCGGACGCAGCTGGTCCGATGCGCTGCTGGTCCTGCTGGCCCTGGCTTTCCTCCTGCCGGTGCTGCTGTGGCATTCCACCGGGATGACCCTGCTGGAAATGGGCGACGACGCTGCGCGCGCCCTGGGCGTGGGGGCCGAAACCGTGCGCCGCGTAACCATCTTCACCGCGGTCTGCCTCAGTGCCGCGGCCACCGCGGCCGCCGGACCGGTAGCCTTCGTCGCCTTGGCTTCGGGAGCGATTATTCGCCAGTTGATCGGTTCGCGCAACGTACCCATTGTGCCCGCGGCGCTCACCGGCGCCGTCTTGCTGCTCGGCTGTGACGTGGCGCTGCAGCAGCTGCCCATGCAGTGGCAAATGCCCATCGGCATGGCCACTGCACTCGGCGGCGGCCTCTACCTGCTCTTCCTGCTGACCCGGGCTCCTGCACGGCGCTAG
- the fepB gene encoding Fe2+-enterobactin ABC transporter substrate-binding protein, with the protein MRFNLRTIASSAVAAALMLGLGACTASSSATTAPSQTQSPAAAQGQWPRTITDEKGSVTLEEQPQRIVNTAMSATGSLLAIDAPVVATTITTPGPEADSHGFFTQWGEAATAANVQPLYKIGNFDLESIIAQDPDLIVVSTSGADSVMDHYDQLKEIAPTIVVNYSNKDWPELTRQLAEATGHEAEAEKIISEFDERAAQVKEKLAIPAGTTASIVSYNKGSASPVGKTTGPHSRLISALGFDVVEPPEEYNTNPQKRDDFVFTSYEGLAKSATGDATFLIAATEDTAKSFLADPTLANLPSVKSKNVFPLANSFRLDYYSSNQILDYFENDFPSLAK; encoded by the coding sequence GTGCGTTTCAACCTTCGAACGATTGCTTCGAGCGCGGTAGCCGCGGCCCTGATGCTGGGCCTCGGGGCCTGCACCGCCAGCAGCTCCGCGACAACCGCCCCCAGCCAAACCCAGTCCCCGGCCGCTGCGCAGGGACAATGGCCACGCACCATCACCGATGAAAAAGGTTCGGTGACCCTCGAGGAGCAGCCCCAGCGCATCGTGAACACCGCGATGTCCGCCACCGGTTCCCTGCTGGCCATCGATGCTCCGGTGGTGGCCACGACCATCACCACCCCAGGTCCCGAAGCCGATTCCCATGGCTTCTTCACCCAGTGGGGTGAAGCGGCCACCGCCGCCAACGTGCAGCCTCTGTACAAGATCGGCAACTTCGATCTGGAATCGATCATCGCCCAGGACCCGGACCTGATTGTGGTCTCGACATCCGGTGCCGACTCGGTGATGGACCACTACGACCAGCTCAAGGAGATCGCCCCCACCATCGTGGTGAACTACTCCAACAAGGACTGGCCAGAACTGACCCGCCAACTGGCTGAGGCCACCGGGCACGAGGCTGAAGCCGAGAAGATCATCTCTGAATTCGACGAACGCGCAGCACAGGTCAAGGAAAAGCTGGCAATTCCTGCTGGCACCACGGCCTCCATCGTGTCCTACAACAAGGGCTCAGCATCCCCGGTGGGCAAGACCACCGGTCCGCACTCCCGGCTGATCTCGGCCCTGGGATTTGACGTCGTCGAGCCCCCGGAAGAGTACAACACCAACCCGCAGAAGCGTGATGACTTCGTCTTCACCTCCTACGAGGGCCTGGCCAAGTCGGCCACCGGCGATGCGACCTTCCTGATTGCGGCCACCGAGGACACCGCCAAGAGCTTCCTTGCGGATCCCACCTTGGCCAACTTGCCTTCGGTCAAGAGCAAGAATGTCTTCCCGCTGGCCAACTCCTTCCGCCTGGACTACTACTCATCCAACCAGATCCTGGACTACTTCGAGAACGACTTCCCTTCCTTGGCAAAGTAA
- a CDS encoding HdeD family acid-resistance protein, whose product MPAPKTTPTQAQEVFRPVFLRGLTALAYALLSIFWIGADEKALAYSTAGFLVVTGVFMWQYVTVGSAPEKSRGAYAAGAGLMLLAGIATIFVTSVAWIGYIAAFAFLVSGIAELYVFAKLREAFPPFRNQLITGAVGVILAIALCFSGGMDAHALFGLIGGGTIVLAVFELIAGFGHRHEMKAEAAPAADTPEQENN is encoded by the coding sequence GTGCCTGCACCAAAAACCACCCCCACCCAAGCCCAAGAAGTTTTCCGCCCGGTCTTCCTGCGTGGACTGACCGCCCTGGCCTACGCGCTGCTCTCCATTTTCTGGATTGGAGCTGACGAGAAGGCGCTGGCCTATTCGACGGCCGGCTTCCTCGTCGTCACCGGCGTATTCATGTGGCAATACGTGACGGTGGGCAGTGCCCCGGAGAAGTCCCGTGGCGCCTACGCGGCCGGGGCAGGGTTGATGCTGCTGGCCGGCATCGCCACCATCTTTGTCACCTCGGTGGCCTGGATCGGGTACATCGCGGCCTTCGCTTTCCTGGTGAGCGGCATTGCCGAGCTGTATGTTTTCGCCAAGCTGCGAGAAGCCTTCCCGCCGTTCAGGAACCAGTTGATTACCGGTGCGGTCGGCGTGATCTTGGCCATTGCCCTGTGCTTCAGTGGCGGCATGGACGCGCACGCGCTCTTCGGGCTGATTGGCGGCGGAACCATTGTCCTTGCGGTCTTCGAGCTGATTGCCGGATTCGGCCATCGCCACGAAATGAAGGCGGAAGCCGCGCCTGCGGCTGATACGCCGGAGCAAGAAAACAACTAG
- a CDS encoding alpha-hydroxy acid oxidase, translating to MGHLERRRPNPAELASLIRFRAPTFKRRAARLKAAADIWDLRAIAKRRTPAAAFDYVDGAAGREITARRARQVFDSVELIPRILHGTAQSDMATTIAGAPSRLPFGIAPTGFTRFMQSEGEIAGSRAAQQAGIPFSLSTMGTRSIEEVAAAAPEGRNWFQLYLWKDREKSKALLQRAAAAGFDTLLVTVDTPVAGQRHRDTRNGMTIPPELTLKTLVDASYRPEWWFNFLTTDSLKFASLSDSSADLPTIINSMFDSSLDFDDLKWIRALWKGKLFVKGVLTAEDAAKAAAAGADGLVVSNHGGRQLDRAPVAFEALAEVRAEVGEGLEIILDSGIMSGADIVASLCAGADFVLIGRAYLYGLMAGGQEGVTRAIELLAKEVEVAMQLMGAASIKDLGESSIRRRHACQDTAWVRPSAQTGA from the coding sequence ATGGGACATCTGGAACGCCGCAGGCCGAACCCTGCCGAACTGGCCAGCCTCATCAGATTCAGGGCCCCGACGTTCAAGCGCCGTGCTGCCCGGCTGAAGGCCGCCGCTGACATCTGGGACCTGCGGGCCATCGCCAAGCGGCGCACGCCCGCCGCGGCCTTCGACTATGTGGACGGGGCCGCGGGCCGGGAGATCACCGCCCGGCGGGCCCGCCAGGTCTTCGACTCGGTCGAGCTGATTCCGCGGATACTGCATGGAACGGCCCAGTCGGACATGGCCACCACCATTGCCGGGGCGCCGTCCAGGCTCCCCTTTGGCATCGCCCCCACGGGCTTCACCCGCTTCATGCAGTCCGAAGGCGAGATCGCAGGATCGCGGGCGGCACAGCAGGCGGGGATCCCCTTCAGCCTCTCTACCATGGGCACGCGCTCAATTGAAGAGGTCGCGGCCGCCGCGCCCGAGGGCCGCAACTGGTTCCAGCTGTACCTGTGGAAGGACCGGGAGAAGTCCAAGGCCCTTCTCCAGCGGGCCGCCGCGGCAGGTTTCGACACCTTGCTGGTCACCGTGGATACCCCCGTTGCCGGCCAGCGCCACCGTGATACGCGCAATGGCATGACGATTCCCCCGGAACTGACACTGAAGACCCTCGTGGACGCGTCGTATCGCCCGGAATGGTGGTTCAACTTCCTGACTACCGATTCGCTGAAGTTCGCCTCGCTGTCCGACTCCTCGGCGGACTTGCCCACCATCATCAATTCCATGTTCGACTCCTCCTTGGACTTCGATGACCTGAAATGGATCCGCGCCTTGTGGAAGGGGAAGCTCTTCGTCAAGGGCGTGCTCACCGCCGAGGATGCGGCCAAGGCCGCAGCCGCCGGCGCCGACGGCCTGGTGGTCTCCAATCATGGTGGCCGCCAGCTGGACCGCGCCCCGGTCGCCTTTGAGGCGCTGGCCGAGGTGCGCGCCGAAGTCGGCGAGGGACTGGAGATCATCCTGGATTCGGGCATCATGTCCGGGGCGGACATCGTCGCCTCGCTCTGCGCGGGGGCCGACTTCGTGCTGATTGGCCGGGCCTACCTCTATGGGCTGATGGCCGGAGGGCAAGAGGGAGTCACCCGAGCGATCGAATTGCTGGCCAAGGAAGTGGAAGTGGCCATGCAGCTGATGGGCGCCGCCTCGATCAAGGACCTCGGTGAGTCATCGATCCGCAGGCGGCATGCTTGCCAGGACACGGCGTGGGTTCGCCCCAGCGCCCAGACAGGAGCGTAG
- a CDS encoding helix-turn-helix domain-containing protein, protein MSLRQLQRAWRDAAGDSPAGWWRAYRLQRAEGMLAAGLPLAFVARCVGYEHVSNFSRALHRARGLRPGAVRPHPDSGQRNII, encoded by the coding sequence ATGAGCCTGCGCCAATTGCAACGCGCCTGGCGTGATGCCGCCGGCGATTCACCCGCCGGATGGTGGAGGGCCTATCGCCTGCAGCGTGCTGAGGGGATGCTGGCCGCCGGCCTCCCGCTGGCCTTTGTCGCCCGCTGCGTGGGCTATGAACATGTCTCGAACTTTTCCCGCGCCTTGCACCGAGCCCGCGGACTGAGACCCGGTGCTGTACGTCCGCATCCGGATTCCGGACAGCGAAATATCATTTAA
- a CDS encoding siderophore-interacting protein — translation MSAHTLIVEEILDYTPRMRRVVFHGKGVRDYAADGPAVPNIKIYFPRPGQELDFPQRDASTGRWAFAGDQRSRVRTYTVRWLDAETSRMAIDFVRHGDEGLASAWVERISAGSRLGAFGGGGRVLKPGGTALMFGDETALPAISDTLEQMPENQEGEVFIEVADAQEIHELRAPAGMRITWLSRAGAPAGSTHHLINAMESYQVAHPQQIHLWVSAESEVVRFARSWAAQAEIPKANRLIIGYWHRTLDEVSYAHDSDHDRVADEMAYERPGHEEHAH, via the coding sequence GTGAGTGCCCATACCTTGATCGTCGAAGAAATTCTGGACTACACCCCGCGGATGCGCCGAGTCGTCTTCCACGGGAAGGGCGTACGCGACTATGCCGCCGACGGGCCAGCTGTCCCCAATATCAAGATCTACTTCCCCCGTCCCGGGCAAGAATTGGATTTCCCCCAGCGTGATGCCAGTACCGGCCGGTGGGCCTTTGCCGGAGACCAGCGCTCGCGGGTGAGGACCTACACGGTTCGCTGGCTTGATGCCGAAACCTCGCGGATGGCCATCGACTTCGTCCGCCACGGCGACGAAGGACTGGCCAGCGCATGGGTGGAGAGGATCAGTGCGGGAAGCAGGCTCGGCGCTTTTGGCGGCGGCGGACGGGTGCTCAAGCCCGGGGGCACAGCTCTGATGTTCGGCGATGAAACTGCGCTGCCGGCGATCAGCGACACCCTTGAGCAGATGCCAGAGAACCAGGAAGGCGAGGTGTTCATCGAGGTGGCCGACGCCCAGGAGATCCACGAGCTGCGCGCGCCGGCAGGAATGCGCATCACCTGGCTATCGCGTGCCGGCGCCCCAGCGGGCAGTACCCATCACCTGATTAACGCCATGGAAAGCTATCAGGTAGCACATCCGCAGCAGATCCACCTGTGGGTGTCGGCCGAATCCGAGGTGGTCCGTTTTGCCCGCTCCTGGGCCGCACAGGCCGAAATACCCAAGGCGAACCGCCTGATTATCGGCTATTGGCATCGGACCCTCGATGAGGTGTCCTATGCCCATGATTCGGACCATGACCGCGTCGCCGATGAGATGGCCTACGAACGCCCCGGCCATGAAGAACATGCGCACTAG
- a CDS encoding MBL fold metallo-hydrolase: MSQEHLDQWQCAGCAVEFPPGPQPEGLCPICADERQYLPGGTQRWIRTGDLVAGGHELTLTELEPGLTAIASPEIGIGQSALLVQTTGGNLLFDVPGLITEQIIAWLQSCGGLAGIVASHPHMYGVQQQYSQAFGGVPIYVAQADAQWVQYSSSAVKLWQDAFEVLPGITLKQLGGHFPGSTVACWQAGADGRGVLLAGDAVFPVADGNVTFLRSYPNRIPLSAPVVRRMAKSLEELEFDRLYNNFASCVRSDAQRIVQFSADRYARWVSGEFDHLT; encoded by the coding sequence ATGAGCCAAGAGCACCTCGATCAGTGGCAGTGCGCAGGATGCGCCGTGGAGTTCCCTCCGGGCCCGCAGCCTGAGGGGCTGTGCCCGATCTGCGCCGACGAGCGCCAATACCTTCCCGGAGGCACCCAACGCTGGATTCGGACCGGTGATCTGGTGGCGGGCGGCCACGAGCTGACCCTCACGGAACTTGAACCCGGGCTGACGGCCATCGCGTCCCCGGAAATCGGCATCGGGCAAAGCGCCTTGCTGGTTCAGACCACCGGCGGCAATCTGCTCTTCGATGTTCCGGGGCTGATCACCGAGCAGATCATCGCCTGGCTGCAGTCCTGTGGCGGGTTGGCCGGGATCGTTGCCAGCCATCCGCACATGTACGGGGTGCAGCAGCAGTACAGCCAGGCATTTGGCGGCGTCCCGATCTACGTGGCACAGGCGGATGCCCAGTGGGTCCAGTATTCATCTTCGGCGGTCAAGCTCTGGCAGGATGCCTTTGAAGTCCTGCCCGGCATCACGCTGAAGCAATTGGGCGGGCACTTCCCGGGCAGCACCGTCGCCTGCTGGCAGGCCGGCGCCGATGGGCGTGGTGTGCTCTTGGCTGGAGATGCCGTCTTCCCGGTGGCTGATGGCAACGTGACTTTTCTGCGCAGCTACCCCAACCGGATTCCGCTTTCGGCGCCGGTGGTCCGCCGCATGGCCAAGAGCTTGGAAGAGCTCGAATTTGACCGCCTCTACAACAACTTCGCCAGTTGCGTCCGCTCGGATGCGCAGCGGATTGTCCAGTTTTCCGCGGATCGCTACGCCCGCTGGGTGTCGGGAGAATTCGATCATCTGACCTGA
- a CDS encoding FecCD family ABC transporter permease — translation MFQPRPTPGRRAPLLWWAAALAMLCILIACSFAVGSASIGLRESLRAITDFDPSNTEHLLVHELRIPRTFLAMLVGAGLGLSGALMQSLTRNPLAEPGLLGVNSGAAFAVAIAITLGVIQPAVLMLFAFIGAGASAIAVFVLGQRSTRGNDLSRMVLAGAGLSVMLAAATTILIIGGTSQNQTKYASWATGSLQGRGYDVLPATLVVILIGSVLALGMSRTLDALSLGEDSAKALGISTQRAWALGLLGIVLLSGAATAAAGPISFIGLAAPHAARMLVGAGHQRLLPLSMALGALALLIADILGRILVRPDEVGAGAMSALIGAPLFILLARRMLKAGS, via the coding sequence GTGTTCCAACCGCGCCCCACACCCGGACGCCGCGCACCACTGCTGTGGTGGGCGGCGGCCTTGGCCATGCTCTGCATCCTGATCGCCTGTTCCTTTGCTGTCGGCTCCGCGTCCATCGGGCTGCGCGAATCATTGCGTGCCATCACCGACTTCGACCCCTCCAATACCGAGCATCTGCTCGTGCATGAGCTGCGCATTCCCCGTACCTTCCTGGCCATGCTGGTCGGCGCGGGACTGGGGCTGTCCGGAGCGCTCATGCAATCGCTCACTCGCAATCCGTTGGCCGAGCCGGGGTTGCTCGGCGTCAATTCAGGAGCCGCCTTTGCGGTGGCCATCGCGATCACCCTCGGAGTGATCCAGCCGGCGGTGCTGATGCTCTTTGCCTTTATCGGCGCCGGTGCCAGCGCCATCGCCGTCTTTGTGCTCGGCCAGCGCAGCACCCGGGGAAATGACCTCTCCCGCATGGTCCTGGCCGGAGCCGGACTCTCGGTCATGCTCGCGGCGGCCACCACCATCTTGATCATCGGCGGAACTTCGCAAAACCAAACCAAATACGCTTCCTGGGCCACCGGTTCACTGCAGGGACGCGGCTACGATGTCCTGCCGGCCACTCTGGTCGTGATCCTGATAGGTTCAGTGCTGGCCCTGGGCATGTCGCGCACCCTTGATGCACTGTCCTTGGGCGAGGATTCGGCCAAGGCCCTGGGCATCAGCACGCAGCGCGCCTGGGCTCTCGGGCTGCTGGGCATAGTCCTGCTCTCCGGAGCCGCCACCGCGGCGGCCGGACCCATCAGCTTTATCGGCCTGGCCGCCCCGCACGCCGCGCGCATGTTGGTAGGAGCCGGCCATCAACGACTGCTTCCCTTGTCCATGGCCCTGGGAGCACTCGCATTGCTCATTGCCGATATCCTCGGCCGAATACTCGTCAGGCCCGATGAAGTCGGTGCCGGGGCCATGAGTGCGCTGATCGGCGCACCACTGTTCATCCTCCTGGCCCGACGCATGCTCAAGGCAGGCAGCTAA
- a CDS encoding DUF1761 domain-containing protein, giving the protein MQLPEINYLAVIAATVASMIVGFVFYHPKVLGTAWMRAVGHDERTVEGGSPWIYAVPLAGSFLTAWVLAGAAWLSFSFYGGSFFGNAMIGSIILFAGLTAARIVVHDAFDPRKFAATGYTLLNEALTILAMALVIGLWPPA; this is encoded by the coding sequence ATGCAGCTCCCAGAGATCAATTACCTCGCCGTTATCGCGGCCACCGTTGCGAGCATGATTGTTGGCTTTGTCTTCTACCACCCCAAGGTGTTGGGCACCGCGTGGATGCGCGCGGTGGGGCATGATGAGCGCACCGTCGAGGGCGGCTCGCCCTGGATCTACGCGGTGCCGCTGGCCGGCAGCTTCCTGACCGCGTGGGTGCTCGCCGGGGCGGCCTGGCTGTCGTTCTCGTTCTATGGGGGATCGTTCTTCGGCAACGCCATGATCGGTTCGATCATCCTCTTCGCCGGGCTCACCGCGGCCCGCATTGTGGTGCATGATGCCTTTGATCCGCGGAAGTTCGCGGCGACGGGCTACACCCTGCTCAATGAGGCGCTCACCATCCTGGCCATGGCCCTGGTCATCGGCCTGTGGCCGCCGGCCTGA
- a CDS encoding alpha/beta hydrolase-fold protein — protein sequence MRTRPGTAPGSLRHYGYLRDTRSAGELGAWKHALRNGELHTPVFEATADPALVYAHFLLADDGQPAPLTAAILSANALVDHRDLDASEFEKIAEGLWAVTLQVPADWRAGYRITTHRGAGLPAWRLATERRPIRLAADAGGIDELNQLVGASMNGAPLSLAYAPASRIPGSLATATPDWHRPGPAVGGWGEPGQGPGIKHPRLHHHELYDENCQRPRDLWMYVPTQADGPTPLAIVHDGATYARFLAAAQSLDAAIASGELAPLHVLFIDSTTVQIRGEELPVLGGTTRSIAEQFLPWARSRYRISLRRDDVLINGASFGGLAALLMLCRYPDLVGCALAQSPSLWHTDLTESITALPEHSTVLIQAGCYETDIHEGCLRLIEHLREFPPAGQVDFESLSGGHDWSWWNPELLYGLARFFPGPAHTGGSM from the coding sequence ATGCGCACTAGGCCCGGCACCGCACCGGGGTCCCTGCGCCATTATGGCTACCTGCGTGACACTCGGTCAGCAGGAGAACTAGGCGCATGGAAGCACGCGCTGCGCAACGGCGAGCTGCACACCCCGGTCTTTGAAGCAACGGCAGATCCTGCCCTGGTGTATGCCCATTTCCTGTTGGCTGATGATGGGCAGCCTGCACCGCTGACCGCAGCAATCTTGTCCGCCAATGCGCTGGTGGATCACCGTGATCTCGACGCCAGCGAATTTGAGAAAATCGCGGAAGGCTTGTGGGCTGTGACCTTGCAGGTTCCCGCCGATTGGCGGGCTGGCTACCGCATCACCACGCACCGTGGCGCCGGTCTGCCTGCATGGCGCCTCGCGACCGAACGCCGGCCTATCCGGCTGGCCGCCGATGCCGGAGGAATTGATGAACTCAACCAGTTGGTGGGGGCAAGCATGAATGGCGCCCCGTTGTCCTTGGCCTATGCCCCTGCCAGCCGGATTCCGGGCTCGCTGGCGACTGCGACGCCGGACTGGCACCGCCCTGGTCCTGCGGTCGGGGGCTGGGGAGAGCCGGGACAAGGACCTGGAATCAAGCACCCCCGGCTGCATCATCACGAACTTTATGATGAAAATTGCCAGCGTCCCCGAGATCTGTGGATGTACGTGCCGACCCAGGCGGACGGGCCGACGCCACTGGCCATTGTGCACGACGGTGCCACCTACGCCCGGTTCCTTGCGGCCGCTCAATCGCTGGATGCGGCCATTGCCTCCGGAGAGCTTGCCCCGCTGCATGTGCTGTTCATCGACAGCACCACCGTCCAGATCCGGGGCGAGGAACTCCCCGTGCTCGGGGGAACTACCAGGTCGATTGCGGAGCAGTTCCTGCCGTGGGCACGAAGCCGCTACCGGATCTCGCTACGCCGCGACGACGTGCTAATTAATGGTGCTTCCTTTGGTGGTCTTGCGGCCCTGTTGATGCTCTGCCGCTACCCTGATCTGGTGGGTTGCGCGCTCGCCCAGTCTCCTTCCCTCTGGCATACCGACCTCACCGAGAGCATCACGGCGCTGCCGGAACACAGCACGGTGCTGATCCAGGCTGGCTGTTATGAAACGGATATCCATGAAGGGTGTCTGCGCCTGATTGAACACCTCCGCGAATTTCCGCCGGCAGGCCAAGTGGACTTCGAGTCGCTGAGCGGCGGGCATGACTGGTCATGGTGGAATCCGGAGCTGCTCTACGGATTAGCCAGATTCTTCCCCGGACCGGCTCATACTGGCGGGTCGATGTAG